A window of Tripterygium wilfordii isolate XIE 37 chromosome 7, ASM1340144v1, whole genome shotgun sequence contains these coding sequences:
- the LOC120002645 gene encoding uncharacterized protein LOC120002645, which yields MNNNGVNGREDEISRKRRHTSDEVTAFRDLEEDEENELLSLSLSFRPSRGRKVSSPGNSHSQQPSMTTSLPSPPRPPMSQSSVQQSSMSSIMQNLLRKPQPQLPLQPSPSHPICSIPPFVTESVPTLAPRQSTRTRRNPTQAPGEGKSDTIPAPYPWSTNQRATVHNLEYLLSKRILTISGEVQCKRCEKQYEMEYDLRERFDAVATFLLEKKSTMHERAPSVWMNPVLPSCRFCEQENSAKPVISKKREINWLFLLLGQTIGCCTLDQLKYFCKHTRNHRTGAKDRILYLAYLTLCKQLVPTGPFNR from the coding sequence ATGAACAACAATGGCGTGAACGGCAGGGAAGATGAAATCAGCAGGAAGAGGAGGCATACCAGTGATGAAGTCACAGCGTTTCGTGATctcgaagaagatgaagagaacgAGTTGCTTTCTCTCTCGCTCTCGTTTCGTCCGTCGAGAGGCAGGAAGGTTTCGTCTCCTGGAAATTCACATTCGCAGCAGCCGTCGATGACGACGTCGCTGCCTTCACCGCCTCGACCACCGATGTCACAGTCATCAGTACAGCAGTCGTCAATGTCGTCGATTATGCAAAACTTGCTCCGCAAACCACAGCCTCAGCTCCCTCTCCAACCGTCCCCGTCGCATCCAATCTGCAGCATCCCTCCTTTCGTGACCGAATCAGTGCCCACACTTGCTCCGCGCCAGAGTACTCGTACTCGGCGTAACCCGACGCAGGCACCAGGCGAAGGTAAGAGCGACACGATCCCCGCGCCGTATCCGTGGTCCACAAATCAGCGCGCGACTGTGCACAATCTGGAGTATTTGTTATCAAAGCGGATACTAACAATTTCCGGTGAGGTTCAATGCAAGAGGTGCGAGAAACAGTACGAGATGGAGTATGATTTACGAGAGAGATTTGATGCGGTAGCTACATTTTTGCTGGAGAAGAAGAGTACAATGCACGAGAGAGCTCCGAGTGTTTGGATGAATCCGGTTCTGCCTAGTTGTAGGTTCTGTGAGCAAGAAAATAGTGCGAAGCCAGTGATTAGCAAGAAGAGGGAGATTAATTGGTTGTTTTTGCTGCTTGGACAGACTATTGGATGCTGCACACTTGATCAGTTGAAGTATTTCTGTAAGCATACAAGGAATCATAGAACCGGGGCTAAGGATCGTATCCTTTATCTAGCATATCTCACTTTGTGCAAACAGCTTGTTCCTACTGGACCCTTTAATCGCTGA
- the LOC120001706 gene encoding mediator of RNA polymerase II transcription subunit 32-like: MDTIVDSLNNAYQEFVAAAANVLEIKEISGGQKTVVTDIALENFKQKWELFRVACDQAEEFVESLKQRIGSECLIDEATGASAGGKSDHATANTGLAPIFAVRLEQMSKAVRSLVIELQQGSGAAASGVSAQNNPSPAAPFDARFSEDTAQ, encoded by the coding sequence ATGGACACCATTGTAGATTCCTTGAACAACGCGTATCAAGAATTTGTGGCTGCAGCAGCTAATGTTCTCGAAATCAAAGAGATCTCCGGAGGCCAAAAGACGGTCGTCACAGACATTGCCCTCGAGAACTTCAAGCAGAAGTGGGAGCTGTTCAGGGTGGCCTGCGATCAGGCGGAGGAATTCGTGGAGTCTCTGAAGCAGAGAATAGGGTCCGAATGTCTGATTGACGAGGCCACTGGTGCCTCGGCTGGTGGAAAATCGGACCATGCTACTGCTAACACTGGTCTTGCTCCAATTTTCGCAGTCCGGTTGGAGCAGATGAGCAAGGCCGTGAGATCGCTGGTGATTGAGCTTCAGCAGGGGTCTGGAGCAGCCGCTTCTGGTGTCTCTGCCCAAAATAATCCTTCCCCTGCTGCACCATTTGACGCTAGGTTCTCAGAAGATACAGCTCAATAG
- the LOC120001705 gene encoding dehydrodolichyl diphosphate synthase complex subunit NUS1-like isoform X1: MNRVMDFETELQKVYSVLARIGNLGLLRLLWHCLHFIISLWYFGLHVADTLESYLISAGIFKSYQTLNIHKLHYLAIVVESEDAYQISKVVQLLQWLADIGVRRVCLYDREGILKISRGSILDKLKNVKLFEDVDENESQMDQQLMTIEFVSFSDGKEGLAKAANLLFKEYLKLGGLNREQEEKILTDSHLTEALIAVGFKGPDPDLLLVYGPARCHLGFPAWRIRYTEFVHMGPLMSMKYGLLIKAIYKFTKVRQNYGF, translated from the exons ATGAACAGAGTGATGGATTTTGAAACTGAACTGCAGAAGGTGTACTCCGTGCTTGCTCGG ATAGGCAATCTCGGGCTTCTTCGACTATTGTGGCATTGCCTACATTTTATTATTAGCTTGTGGTATTTTGGCTTGCATGTAGCTGATACACTTGAAAGCTATCTTATTTCTGCTGGAATATTTAAGAGTTACCAGACCCTCAATATACACAAGCTCCATTACCTGGCCATTGTAGTGGAAAGTGAGGATGCCTACCAAATTTCAAAAGTTGTACAGCTTTTGCAGTGGTTGGCAGATATTGGTGTTAGACGTGTGTGCCTCTATGATAGAGAAG GCATACTGAAGATATCAAGGGGATCTATATTGGACAAATTGAAAAATGTGAAATTATTTGAG GATGTTGATGAAAATGAATCGCAAATGGACCAGCAACTCATGACTATAGAATTTGTTTCGTTCTCTGATGGAAAGGAAGGGTTGGCCAAGGCAGCAAACTTACTTTTTAAAGAGTATTTGAAGTTGGGTGGACTCAACagagaacaagaagagaaaattttaaCTGACTCACACTTGACTGAGGCACTAATAGCTGTTG GTTTCAAGGGGCCAGACCCGgaccttcttcttgtttatgGACCTGCAAGATGCCACCTTGGTTTCCCTGCATGGAGAATTCGATATACTGAGTTTGT GCATATGGGACCCTTGATGTCCATGAAGTATGGTTTACTCATAAAGGCCATTTATAAATTCACTAAGGTGCGGCAAAATTATG GTTTTTGA
- the LOC120001705 gene encoding dehydrodolichyl diphosphate synthase complex subunit NUS1-like isoform X3 — translation MNRVMDFETELQKVYSVLARSYQTLNIHKLHYLAIVVESEDAYQISKVVQLLQWLADIGVRRVCLYDREGILKISRGSILDKLKNVKLFEDVDENESQMDQQLMTIEFVSFSDGKEGLAKAANLLFKEYLKLGGLNREQEEKILTDSHLTEALIAVGFKGPDPDLLLVYGPARCHLGFPAWRIRYTEFVHMGPLMSMKYGLLIKAIYKFTKVRQNYGF, via the exons ATGAACAGAGTGATGGATTTTGAAACTGAACTGCAGAAGGTGTACTCCGTGCTTGCTCGG AGTTACCAGACCCTCAATATACACAAGCTCCATTACCTGGCCATTGTAGTGGAAAGTGAGGATGCCTACCAAATTTCAAAAGTTGTACAGCTTTTGCAGTGGTTGGCAGATATTGGTGTTAGACGTGTGTGCCTCTATGATAGAGAAG GCATACTGAAGATATCAAGGGGATCTATATTGGACAAATTGAAAAATGTGAAATTATTTGAG GATGTTGATGAAAATGAATCGCAAATGGACCAGCAACTCATGACTATAGAATTTGTTTCGTTCTCTGATGGAAAGGAAGGGTTGGCCAAGGCAGCAAACTTACTTTTTAAAGAGTATTTGAAGTTGGGTGGACTCAACagagaacaagaagagaaaattttaaCTGACTCACACTTGACTGAGGCACTAATAGCTGTTG GTTTCAAGGGGCCAGACCCGgaccttcttcttgtttatgGACCTGCAAGATGCCACCTTGGTTTCCCTGCATGGAGAATTCGATATACTGAGTTTGT GCATATGGGACCCTTGATGTCCATGAAGTATGGTTTACTCATAAAGGCCATTTATAAATTCACTAAGGTGCGGCAAAATTATG GTTTTTGA
- the LOC120001705 gene encoding dehydrodolichyl diphosphate synthase complex subunit NUS1-like isoform X2, whose product MDFETELQKVYSVLARIGNLGLLRLLWHCLHFIISLWYFGLHVADTLESYLISAGIFKSYQTLNIHKLHYLAIVVESEDAYQISKVVQLLQWLADIGVRRVCLYDREGILKISRGSILDKLKNVKLFEDVDENESQMDQQLMTIEFVSFSDGKEGLAKAANLLFKEYLKLGGLNREQEEKILTDSHLTEALIAVGFKGPDPDLLLVYGPARCHLGFPAWRIRYTEFVHMGPLMSMKYGLLIKAIYKFTKVRQNYGF is encoded by the exons ATGGATTTTGAAACTGAACTGCAGAAGGTGTACTCCGTGCTTGCTCGG ATAGGCAATCTCGGGCTTCTTCGACTATTGTGGCATTGCCTACATTTTATTATTAGCTTGTGGTATTTTGGCTTGCATGTAGCTGATACACTTGAAAGCTATCTTATTTCTGCTGGAATATTTAAGAGTTACCAGACCCTCAATATACACAAGCTCCATTACCTGGCCATTGTAGTGGAAAGTGAGGATGCCTACCAAATTTCAAAAGTTGTACAGCTTTTGCAGTGGTTGGCAGATATTGGTGTTAGACGTGTGTGCCTCTATGATAGAGAAG GCATACTGAAGATATCAAGGGGATCTATATTGGACAAATTGAAAAATGTGAAATTATTTGAG GATGTTGATGAAAATGAATCGCAAATGGACCAGCAACTCATGACTATAGAATTTGTTTCGTTCTCTGATGGAAAGGAAGGGTTGGCCAAGGCAGCAAACTTACTTTTTAAAGAGTATTTGAAGTTGGGTGGACTCAACagagaacaagaagagaaaattttaaCTGACTCACACTTGACTGAGGCACTAATAGCTGTTG GTTTCAAGGGGCCAGACCCGgaccttcttcttgtttatgGACCTGCAAGATGCCACCTTGGTTTCCCTGCATGGAGAATTCGATATACTGAGTTTGT GCATATGGGACCCTTGATGTCCATGAAGTATGGTTTACTCATAAAGGCCATTTATAAATTCACTAAGGTGCGGCAAAATTATG GTTTTTGA
- the LOC120003134 gene encoding BURP domain protein USPL1-like, giving the protein MGTKTEACTFFMFLSLVIMFGHGIRATVKANSSSHMDHMDPQLMVFFTLNNLKLGHKMPIYFPKKDPSSSPQFLPKEEADSIPFSYDKLHYLLHFFSASQGTPQAQAIADTLRQCAIKPIDGETKICTNSLESMTKFVQKTFGLDSHFQVLRTKHLTKSSITLQNYTIVEMPEEVAAPKMVACHTMPYPYAVLYCHSQESENKVFKVLLVGDNGDRVEAVAVCHMDTSQWSRNSASLRLLGIEPGSSPVCHFFPEENMVWIPQPNLISDA; this is encoded by the exons ATGGGCACCAAAACTGAAGCTTGCACCTTCTTCATGTTTCTTTCTCTTGTGATCATG TTTGGTCATGGAATTAGAGCTACTGTGAAGGCAAACTCATCATCACACATGGATCACATGGACCCTCAATTGATGGTGTTCTTCACATTGAATAATCTGAAACTAGGACACAAGATGCCAATCTATTTCCCCAAGAAAGACCCTTCCAGCTCTCCTCAGTTTCTCCCTAAAGAAGAAGCTGATTCCATTCCATTCTCATATGACAAACTTCACTACcttcttcacttcttctctGCCTCTCAAGGAACTCCACAAGCTCAAGCTATTGCAGATACACTTAGACAGTGTGCAATCAAACCCATCGATGGAGAGACCAAAATTTGCACGAATTCTTTAGAATCGATGACCAAATTTGTGCAAAAAACCTTTGGATTGGACTCTCATTTTCAAGTACTAAGGACTAAACACTTGACAAAGTCAAGCATAACTCTCCAGAATTATACAATTGTAGAGATGCCTGAAGAGGTTGCAGCACCAAAGATGGTAGCTTGTCACACTATGCCTTATCCTTATGCAGTTTTGTACTGTCATAGCCAGGAGAGTGAGAACAAGGTGTTCAAGGTCTTGTTGGTAGGTGATAATGGAGATAGAGTGGAAGCTGTGGCAGTCTGTCATATGGATACCTCACAATGGAGTCGTAATAGCGCTTCGCTTCGCTTGCTTGGGATTGAACCTGGGAGCTCTCCTGTGTGCCATTTCTTTCCTGAAGAAAATATGGTTTGGATTCCTCAACCCAACCTGATTAGCGATGCTTAA